The Amblyomma americanum isolate KBUSLIRL-KWMA chromosome 6, ASM5285725v1, whole genome shotgun sequence genome has a window encoding:
- the SIFa gene encoding neuropeptide SIFamide, giving the protein MQSWRAVLTLCTLLLLAMMTNMACAAYRKPPFNGSIFGKRSRGDLNNADIKYAMCEAVWDTCSQWFPISQDGTQ; this is encoded by the exons ATGCAGTCGTGGAGAGCCGTCCTAACGCTGTGCACACTCTTGCTGCTGGCCATGATGACAAACATGGCGTGCGCTGCATACCGAAAGCCGCCATTCAATGGCAGCATCTTCGGGAAGCGTTCCAGAG GTGACCTTAACAACGCGGACATCAAGTATGCCATGTGCGAGGCCGTCTGGGATACATGCAGCCAGTGGTTCCCGATATCTCAGGACGGAACCCAATAG